The DNA window GTCTTGAATAGAAAAGACTGTCCTCTTCCTGCTTTCCattgcatttaatttcatttatttcaagtaCAGTACTATATGCTTGAGTTCTACTCAGATCACGTCTTATAACAggtttgtgtttatttgttttaaaaatactagCTAGGGCTAGCGCAAGCCGATTACCTCGgggaaattgtaaacaatttaatgTATTGAATAGAGTTTACATCGTGGACATAAGAGCAACACAAAACACGGGTGCTTAATAATCAACAATTTAATTATCTCATTAAATCTTAGCAGATTTCAAACTACAAACGCAATTATTGGTCTTTAACTCATTATCAGCTGTTTATGTTTGGCTTCTCTATTGGATACGAGGTCACGTGACTGCTAGACTGAAGTCATATGACAAAACACAAAATGGCGGTTCAACAAATATGGCCGTTGAAAACAGGCGTGTTGGAAGCACGGGACCTAAATACACTGGCCGCGTTAGACAGGTGGCCGCTAAAATGGGTTAAAAAATAGTGGAAAACTGAACGGACGGGATTGAAACTGGCCGCTGATGGCGAGTTGCCGCTGATTACAGGTGGCCGTAACAGCAGGTGCGACTGtatatcgcatagccccctaactccgtcacttccCCAATTCCGTCACTTTCGGaaaactcctcgccgtttgaaatcaagtgccattatgacgtcattttttactggtcaaaaatctttaatcaaatgtcaacaatttgcaacggttaaatttaagaatgtgtcaaaaaataacagaattaaaccttgttcattttatgcaccattaattgtgtgtaatcagctaaaactttttcacgggtgcactaaaatatcgatatttctgacatgcgggcccattcgatcatttacggtggtcagcaatttttagagaggtcaagatgaaacatttcacatgtaatacatttttgattaaggtaattaatacatttttttcaatttgcaaTAGCCTTCATGCACTActcttgatgataacgtcaaatcgctcatgccgatacttttgccttatacagggtatagatATATCCGGTATTtcgctatttagaatatgcttcatttctaaaaatgtaataaataaattatataataagtaatatattaattaatgatataaattatttaaaatatgtaagaacataaatcaaacggcatccatacatcttgaaaaggccattgtgattgttgttacatggacctattttttattctggcgatcatttcattccgatgaaattaaatacaatttaaattgtatgcaccatttttacttattataacttggcctagatacaaaTGGAGTTTTCACTAATTTGTTAATCAGTCTTCATTCTCTgccatatcatagagcatgtgggtgacggagttaggttcataagataAAATAAGCAcgcgtgataaacgtcgtattcagagggcttatttgaataaaaataaaatatttctgttaataattttataaattatattgtttcagattatatttagtgattgcaaatgataaaaaccacaaacaataatttacagagaaacgtgggaggttttctgcttatggtgacggagtttgggtactcggggatatgtgtaaatacatgtaccatgttttatgacaattgcaaattacttgtaattgggtGAGAACCTAGTAAGTTGAAAGaacttaaagtgttcaaaccctttgtatattatatatacaataaaatatgttcaaaccaataatgtcatggatgacgtcacagagCTCTCGTGCTATATTTCACGCGATAAATTtggaggtggatcaaacatctgtaatgcgtgtactagctatttcagtatagactgcgatacctgcctcactgacgtatgatttgtttttaattttttttaatgtagagattatataaatatacactaGCAaaagccatactttactgtcatatcgatccatttttaaggtaattgtgcatgcatgtacatgtacagtaagtTTATGAGTAgtgaggaaataaacaataggacattttgaattaaataaaaaggaataaaatgaaaaaaataaaaaaagttaaaaaatttatgtagatattgcataaagTCAgaccatttattttaaaactaagTGGGAAACTACACACCTATAAACAGGGActggtctctctctctctctctctctctctctctctctctctctctctctctctctctctctctctctctctctctctctctctctctctctctctctctctctctctcagggtggggggggggggggggttgcgctgtatgtatcataataattaaaattagtaGCATACTAATTGTAGAGCAATATTCTCTTAAGAATTCAcactaagttgacaatgatgcaaggtatgtgtaattctcgttgcaaaaacagttaatgtggtaaaattggattataaaagagcaacattgtaggtatttgagaccaatcaaatgaaaattaatactgcgcgatatatttctttatttgctACGAAGCGAGTATATGCATATGGGACGGGTTCTACTCAGTATCGTTTAACTGGGTCCAtagacatctgtcattttataacaagcattctgagagtattgcataagcaatacacgtcccctaccggtgtTGACGTGATCATCCTAGGATGATTAATTACATACCCTATAGTCATACACGTACCTGTATGGTATTCTACACGTATCACAGTTTAACATCTATCTCCGGTGATTTTTCtgacttgtttatttttctgcGATTGGTTTGCCAACTTTTCCTAAAATATTGCTTGATGGATGTCTTTTACTAGGCGAACCCTTCGCATGACACATTTatgtatatacactgtatatatgtACTGAAGTCACAtgttgaacccccccccccccctcctcaaaaaaaaagaaagaaagaaagaaaaagaataaaatttaacataCTTTCATGCATTTCTCTCCAGTGAAATAACACTCTTTATATTGTATGAAGTATCTTCGTTTGTCAAAAGTccatgagatacatgtatatctcgtTTTACATGCTCATCTTTACCTGACTTTGtatttgcatattttataaatatttctgttttgtaCCTCATTGATGGCGAAGAAACATAAGTttcaactttttcttttttatacacaGTTTTAAGTTTATTATCACTTAATCGGAGATAGTAAGCATTTGAACGTGTAAGTGTGCGAGTTTAAATTTATATACCGGTGTTTAAACAATGTAATGTTTTCTTCGGTGACTTATGCGGaataacgcgggttatgtaatttttttctgcaatgctccTTACCTTAATTCATAACCCGCATGCattatcaaagaaagcattttattgttccatttacatgtatatctttcttttaacaaattgataaattgattgtaaCAAGTAAGTTAATTCACTACATTACTGTTTATGTACATCactacgttagctaaaagaaatagccaaatcgtctcctttgggaatttgagtctgacatcatcatgattatttcgtgcattCCGTGATTTTTCCTCCGGCTCATGCACTATGtctcaaaccctgactactatttatagtctgtcccaagatatttatgctgcatatttgaacggtttttaataaaaatacacatacctgtgactgaagtgcagttaaaatcgatgaaagggaaaattcccaagataacttcattcacacattatcatttatccctcgtaaaaattcacaggaacgaaaacagatttcctactgagatttataatggggaatgttgacatcttttctccattcggaaatactcgggacacctcgcgcaatttttcaacgttatcatccgggcgtcttcatctccttggcaatggaaaaacctcgtagactttttatttttagccgtgtactgatacccgacaagctagagggggcgtttcaaaggggaaatcttgggattttttcatactattgaatgaacattgtctgaaccaagaggtatttataaatattgaataatttaagaaaatatgccgcaaaaatatcttgggacagactataggcatagtacatgcacaacacaacactattatataaatggtTTAGATGATAGACATTCGTaggaattatataaaataattaagcaaCATTTTGATAATAATCATTCATAAGATATTAATTGTTACAAAGTAAAAGTTTGTGTCAAATCTATACAATATTGAAGCGATAAACGACATAGTTCTTGTCCGTTTTCCGTCCGaaccgcgttttagcaacacccggAACTGCGTGCGCATACATGTAgtcacttatatatatatataattatgtgtaaTTTCTTTCGTTGCACATTTCATGAAACttacgtacatgtacttcatcAGACGCTCCCTATCTCCACACTACTAACGCATCGTATATTATAGATTTGCAAGCCGAGAAAAGAAAGTAATCCAACCATGCAAATACTACAATGGGTTTTGCTTTGCGTTGTAGGTTCCATCCAAGTAAAGTACTCCTTTGCAGTAGAGAAGTATTTTAAATCATGCCAGGATAATAGTAATTGCCCCGACAATTCTGAATGTGAAGTTATTCCTGGTATTGCTGAACAAGTGAAGAAGTGTAAATGTAACGATGGTTTCGACGCCGTGGATTTGCCATTTCAATCTGATGGCCAAACCGTAACCATTTGCGCAGGTACGTAATTGATAGCGACGAAATATCAATACTATATGAAATGTTATTCCCTAAAACTAAATTTATTTACTAACCGATCTCATAAGTGTGGacctttttttattatcaatatgaatattattgtttattgtaagtTAAACTTATTAAATCACCCATGTCCgtttttggaaggggggggggggggcaaacagTTTATTTGAATTCTGTTTACCTAAACTAAAACaaatactattacttattaggttagttactgactcactacggaaatatattgggttgatcaatctcatagatggcgaggcgaagccgagccgtctatgagattgatcaacccaatatatttccgtagtgagtcagtaactaacgtaataagtgttttgttttcccgaggactatcaagcgacatattcattcacaaatagcggtgatatacgcaaagccatgtacaagatgccttacatttcgtccaattaaactcattcaaactcttcaaaattatcaataccacctttcaaatacGCTTAAAAAAACTTTGCTTCAGccatattacttacaatgttttgttgctattcaattttaaacttctgcagagatttgagcaaatttagacgctgccattttgttctgctccagacacaacaatgtgacgtcaatattcaaagggcaactactctaatttaaaaaataattccaaagggccactactctaaatattttaatgacctACTATTAAcacgatttctgtgttaaataatatgaaatatcgagaTGAATAGGTGAGGcggcggccaatgacggccatattgcctaatattaatcctcacagaacctacatagagatatatgaggcaatcacgtgccatgtttaatccaatgaaaatgtgacatttcagtccgagggaaaacaaatTGTAATAAAGAATTTGCAATAGGATATCATTCAAGATGTGATTTTTTTGGTGTAGTATAATATAGGAATTTGTTGTTGCTTCAGATCTGGGTTTTTGCAGTCCGTTCGACAATTTTGAGAATGACTGTGGGGTGAACGGGCAATGCAGTGTGATTGTGGATGAATATGAACGAATTAGAGCCGCTTGTGAATGCTACATTGGCTACTACGGACCCAATTGTGAAGGTAAAAACAATCCCTATATTCCTAGCCCTCACTGGGTATAATACCCATGGGTGACAATTGCACAAGGAAGAATTAGTATATAGAGTATTTTCAACCAGACCTTGGGTTTtctcaataattaaaattcaacTTTTTGCATCAAACCAAATTGGAAGTATTGTTTTTCTCTAGCGAAATATACACACATTACGTAGTCGCGGAATTTAATGAACCAACATTTGATGGCCGTCAATGAAATAGAGAGGGCTATGTCACATGTttctgtttgacacaactacccgaAGTCTAGGATcttgttacatgtaaaacagCTCTAGAGCCAGACAAGCTTTGTTGATTTCCATAAGCAATGACTGAATTGCCCGAtattaaatgaataatgaaGTATTGATAATAAACAGGCCTATGCCTATGTCACATTTCTGTTTTACACAACTACTCAAAGTCCGGGGTTTTGTTGAAATGTTTCTTCTCAAAGACCATTCTGTATGTTGTTCCGATGGGGCTAATTCGACCTTTGCACTTTCGCCTatagggcgaagatgcgagagtgcgaagttgcgaaggcgcgGCGGAGAAGGAGTAAAAGTGCAAAGATGCAACGGCGAACATTCTATCTACATTCTCATTAGAAATATGATCATGTGAATTTTTTGCATGGAACCAAATATTTCTTTGCCTTTAGtctatgtttccacaatatcacatttgcatggagaAACTCAGAAACAATAATACAAATATGTGTAAATCTTTATTGGAAATTTGCgatatattctttttatatatatttatgatttcttatgagagaaattataaaaatatataaatttctgTCTTCTCATATATGAACACTGTGATGAGTCTCCCGTGGTTTAGCGAGAATGTAATGCAAATCAAAAAATCttgatgatttccggaattattttttttaggaaaaatttattgattattgatcagcgaaacttttttttttttttttgtgagtgAATATTTTATTGGCTCAACAATTATGGTACATATATTTTAGAACATAATTCAAAACGTTTCACAatagaataaatgataaatagcaTGGAAA is part of the Crassostrea angulata isolate pt1a10 chromosome 3, ASM2561291v2, whole genome shotgun sequence genome and encodes:
- the LOC128177530 gene encoding uncharacterized protein LOC128177530, yielding MQILQWVLLCVVGSIQVKYSFAVEKYFKSCQDNSNCPDNSECEVIPGIAEQVKKCKCNDGFDAVDLPFQSDGQTVTICADLGFCSPFDNFENDCGVNGQCSVIVDEYERIRAACECYIGYYGPNCEETSHSTKMPVITTSKKPGNIGAILPILGSGVLFLALLAGGAAALASSA